Below is a genomic region from Pararhizobium sp. A13.
GTCCATAACACCCGGTCGTCCTCGGAGATCAAGCCCGAAGTCGTCGCGCCCTGCAGCGCGGTGATGTATTTCGACAGGCGATCAAAGGCAATGCGAATGGTCGAAGAGGCCGAAAACAGGATGCCGATCGGGCCGATATCGGCTGGCTTGAAGGAGATGCCCATCCGCGCTCCGAGGGTCGGTTCGCGCAACACGTCGGCCGCCTCCTCGAAGATCGCGACATAGCGCGCCATCGGCACGAAGGCGTAAGGATCCTCCAGTTGCGAGCGTAAAATGCCGTGACAGGCGAGCAGAATGTCGGTCTTTCCGGGCGTTTTATCGAGTTCATGCACCAATGGGGCCAGTACGGAGGCGCGAATTGCGGCAATCGGCGGGGAATGCCTGATCAATTTGGATGCACCTGCCATTCAAATCACCTCCTGGCAGCGGCCTGGCGCGGTTTATCGAAACTATGGCGTAACTTGCAATTTCCGGACCAGACAGAACACCCTAGCCTTCCCCTCACAATAACCAACAATTGAGGGGTTCCCGTGACTGTCGAAACGAGCATGTCTGCTGGGGCGCGTGGTCGCCTCGCCAAGAATTCCATCGGTCTCCTGCATATCGTCTTCTTCGTCGTTGCTGCCGCGGCGCCGCTTACGGCCGTCGTCGGTGCATCGCCGGCCGCGTTTGCTTTCGGCAACGGTGCGGGCGTTCCCGGTGCCTTCGTGCTCGCCGGACTGCTCTACCTGGTCTTCAGCGTCGGTTTCACCGCCATGAGCCGCTATGTCGGTGGGGCAGGGGCTTTTTACACCTATATCGCCCAGGGCATCGGCAAGCCGGCCGGTGTGGGCGGGGCGATGATGGCAATCGTCACCTACAATGCCGTGCAAATCGCTATTTATGCATTGTTCGGCGTTTTCGTCGGCGGTGCACTTGCGCCTTTGGGCATAGAGCTGCCGTGGTGGACCTATGCCTTTGCCGCGATCGTCATCGTAACCCTGTGCGGTCAGCGCAACATCGCCTTCAGCGGCCACATTCTCGGCGTCTGCATGATCGCCGAGATCGCTATCCTGCTGCTCCTTGACCTCGGCATCGTCCTGTCCGGCGGCGGTCCCGAAGGCATGGGCATGACATCGTTTGCTCCCGCGACCGTTTTCGCCCCCGGGCTCGGGGTTGCGCTGGTCTTCGTCATCGGCTCGTTTATCGGATTTGAGGCAACGGCGATCTTTGCTGAAGAAGCGGAAAATCCCGAGCGGACCATTCCACGTGCAACCTATGTCGCCGTGCTTCTGATCACCGTGTTTTATGCCTTTTCCACCTGGGCGATCGTTCAATTCTATGGCCCGGCACAGGTGTCTGCGACGGCGCAGGCCGGCCTTGACACGTTCTTCTTCAAGGCGTCCGAGAATGTCCTCGGCGCCTGGTCGGTGCAGGTCATGAACATTCTCCTGATCACCAGCCTGTTTGCATGCGTGCTCTCCTTTCACAACACCATCAACCGGTACTTCTTTGCACTCGGCCGAGAGGGCATCATCGCGCGGGTTCTGGGCAAGGTACATGCAAAACACGGCTCGCCTTATGTCGCCGGGATCACGCAAAGTGCCATTGCCGCCGTCGTTCTTCTCGGCTTCGTTCTCGGTGGACAGGATCCTTACGCAGTCGTCTTCTCCTGGATGTCGGCGCTTGCTGTCATCGGCATCGTCGCGGTTCAGGCGCTCGTCTGCATCGCCATCATCCTGTTTTTCCGCAAGACAAAGACAGGTCTCGGTGTCTGGAAAACGACGGTTGCACCGGCCATTAGCTTCCTCGGTCTTCTTGGATCGCTTGGTCTCGTCATCGCCAATCTCTCGCTGCTGTCTGGAACCGAAAGCCTGATCGTTGCCGCTTTCCCCTATCTGATGGCGCTGGTCGGGCTCCTGGGTGCGGCCTTTGCTATGTGGCTCAAGTCCAGCAAGCCGGTGCTCTATGCCTCACTTGGAAAGGCGTTCGAATAATGTTGACACCCAAATCCACACGCAACGGTCGCGGCGACCCCGCCGCGACCCTGGCCGCGATGCTTCCTCTTTTCCTTCTCGCGGCCTCGATTCACTGGCACCTGCTCTGCGATATCGTCTGCTTTCACGGCGAAACCGAACCGATGATGGCAGACATCTGCCACGGCATCGGCTCGCGGCAGCCCTGATTTCCCATCCGCTTCCGTCCGTTTTTCGCTGCCGCGTCTTTCATCGGCGGCTGCACGTCTCTGAAAGGAAATTCACCCATGGACGCACAGGTATCCGTCATCCATCCGCTCGACCTGCTCCGCCCTTCTGAAATCGAGGAAGCAGTCGCTATCTT
It encodes:
- a CDS encoding APC family permease is translated as MSAGARGRLAKNSIGLLHIVFFVVAAAAPLTAVVGASPAAFAFGNGAGVPGAFVLAGLLYLVFSVGFTAMSRYVGGAGAFYTYIAQGIGKPAGVGGAMMAIVTYNAVQIAIYALFGVFVGGALAPLGIELPWWTYAFAAIVIVTLCGQRNIAFSGHILGVCMIAEIAILLLLDLGIVLSGGGPEGMGMTSFAPATVFAPGLGVALVFVIGSFIGFEATAIFAEEAENPERTIPRATYVAVLLITVFYAFSTWAIVQFYGPAQVSATAQAGLDTFFFKASENVLGAWSVQVMNILLITSLFACVLSFHNTINRYFFALGREGIIARVLGKVHAKHGSPYVAGITQSAIAAVVLLGFVLGGQDPYAVVFSWMSALAVIGIVAVQALVCIAIILFFRKTKTGLGVWKTTVAPAISFLGLLGSLGLVIANLSLLSGTESLIVAAFPYLMALVGLLGAAFAMWLKSSKPVLYASLGKAFE